Proteins encoded in a region of the Deinobacterium chartae genome:
- the dnaB gene encoding replicative DNA helicase, whose amino-acid sequence MELVTRIPPHNTEAEVSVLGSVLLDNDALLDISEQLSAEMFYRESHRKIFAAMQTLHERGEPVDLVTLSEELRAKGQLEEVGGAAYLVGLADQVPTAAYAEVYCKIVQEKYTLRQLISASGKVMQLAYDADLPLEDLLDKSEKLIFEVAQQKGQDEFQAMNKVVHETFEYITQLHNNGGVGQGVRTHFRDLDEWTTGLQPGSLNVLAARPSMGKTAFALSIAQNVALKGDPATTGAVAVFSLEMPAVQLALRMLCSEARVDMNRVRSGQLNERDFERLANAAGRMAEAPLYIDDTSELTINELRSKCRRLLAQHGKLSLVVIDYLQLMSGSKGGGGNENRQQEISAISRGLKSIARELDVPVIVLSQLSRAVEQRPNHRPMLSDLRESGAIEQDADIVMFIYRDEYYNKETDQQGIAEIIIGKQRNGPVGTVKLQFNSAHVRFNDLAADGL is encoded by the coding sequence ATGGAACTGGTCACCCGCATCCCCCCCCATAACACCGAGGCGGAGGTCTCGGTTCTCGGCAGCGTGCTGCTGGACAACGACGCCTTACTCGACATCAGCGAGCAGCTGAGCGCGGAGATGTTCTACCGCGAGTCGCACCGCAAGATCTTCGCCGCGATGCAGACGCTGCACGAGCGCGGCGAGCCGGTGGACCTCGTGACCCTCTCCGAGGAGCTGCGCGCCAAGGGTCAGCTCGAGGAGGTCGGCGGGGCCGCTTACCTGGTCGGCCTGGCCGACCAGGTGCCCACGGCGGCGTACGCGGAGGTGTACTGCAAGATCGTGCAGGAAAAGTACACCCTGCGCCAGCTGATTTCGGCCTCGGGCAAGGTGATGCAGCTCGCCTACGACGCCGACCTTCCCCTCGAGGACCTGCTGGACAAGTCCGAGAAGCTGATCTTCGAGGTGGCGCAGCAAAAAGGCCAGGACGAGTTTCAGGCCATGAACAAGGTGGTGCACGAGACGTTCGAGTACATCACCCAGCTGCACAACAACGGCGGGGTGGGCCAGGGCGTACGCACACACTTCCGCGACCTCGACGAGTGGACCACCGGTCTGCAGCCGGGCAGCCTGAACGTGCTGGCCGCGCGTCCCTCGATGGGCAAGACCGCTTTTGCACTGTCGATCGCACAGAACGTGGCCCTCAAGGGGGACCCGGCCACCACCGGGGCGGTGGCCGTATTCAGCCTCGAGATGCCCGCAGTGCAGCTTGCGCTGCGCATGCTGTGCTCGGAAGCGCGGGTGGACATGAACCGGGTGCGCTCGGGGCAGCTCAACGAGCGCGACTTCGAGCGGCTGGCCAACGCGGCCGGCCGCATGGCCGAGGCCCCGCTGTACATCGACGACACCTCGGAGCTGACCATCAACGAGCTGCGCAGCAAGTGCCGCCGCCTGCTGGCGCAGCACGGCAAGCTGTCGCTGGTGGTCATCGACTACCTGCAGCTGATGAGCGGCTCCAAGGGCGGCGGCGGCAACGAGAACCGCCAGCAGGAGATCAGCGCCATCTCGCGCGGCCTCAAGAGCATCGCCCGCGAGCTGGACGTGCCGGTGATCGTGCTCTCGCAGCTGTCGCGCGCGGTCGAACAGCGCCCGAACCACCGCCCGATGCTCTCGGACCTGCGCGAGTCCGGCGCGATCGAGCAGGACGCGGACATCGTGATGTTCATCTACCGCGACGAGTACTACAACAAGGAAACCGACCAGCAGGGCATCGCCGAGATCATCATCGGAAAGCAGCGCAACGGCCCGGTGGGTACGGTCAAGCTGCAGTTCAACTCGGCGCACGTGCGCTTCAACGATCTGGCCGCCGACGGCCTGTAG